CAAGGCCAGCCCGAGAACTTCGGAGCTGTAGCCGAACGGGTTGGCCCAGCTCCACAGCCACGTGCGCGGACCGGGCGCGGCGCTGCCGAGGAGGTCCACGGTCTCGCAGACGAGCGGGGTGTCGCCGACGAACTCGAACCGGTGCTCGGCCAGGTTCACCTTCCAGGAGTGCTCGCCGACGCGTGCCGACAGGTGCTGCTGGTGCTCGAAGGAGAGCAGTGCCGCGTCGTCCTGGAGTTCGAGGAAGGTTGGCATACGCGGAGATTACGGCACGCTCTCCCGGGCGAGGACGACTTCGCCCGCGCCCGCAAGGAGTTCAGCCTCGGCTGAAGTGGTTACCGCGGCAGCGGACGGGGTACGTCGACGAATCGACTGCGAGAAAGGGGAATCCGTGGTGGCATCGGTCGTGCACAGGACCGTGGAGTTGGATGGAACGCCGATCTTCTACCGCGAGGCCGGGCCGCCCGACGCGCCCGTTGTCGTTCTGCCCCACGGTTATCCGTGTTCCTCCTACCAGTTCCGCAACCTCATGCCGGCACTCGGTGACCGGTGGCGGCTCGTCGCCCCCGACTATCCTGGCTTCGGCTACAGCGGCACACCGGATCCGGCCGACTTCGCCTACACCTTCGACGCCTACGCGCAGTTCCTCCAGCGCTTCGTGCGGCGGCTCGGGCTGACCCGGTACGTGATCTACCTCCACGACTACGGCTCCCAGATCGGTCTGCGGCTGGCCATGTCCGACCCCGGCCGGGTCGCGGGGCTGGTCATCCAGAACGGTGACATCTACGAGGACCAGCACGGCCCCAAGTACGCGCCGCTCAAGGAGTACTGGGCGAACCCGACGCCGGAGGGCCGCGAGAAGCTCGGGGACGCCGTCAGCGAGGAGGGCTTCCGCGACGAGTTCGTCGGCGAGATCCCCGACCGGCTCGTCGAGCGCGTTCCGCCCGATCTGTGGCGTCTGCACTGGGCATTGATGTCCTCGCCGTCGCGGCGCGAGAACTTGGTCACGTTGCTGGCCGACCAGCGCAACACCGTGCGCTGGTTCGCGCGGCAGCAGGAGTACCTCAGGCAGCACCGACCGCCGACGCTCATCGTGTGGGGACCGCACGACGGCTACATGCCCGAGGGCGCCGCACGGGCGTACCTGCGGGACCTGCCCGACGCCGAGCTGCACCTGCTCGATGCCGGTCACTGGGCGCTGGAGACCCATCTCGACGAGATCGCCGCCCTTATGCGCCGATTCCTCTCCCGGGTCCACCCCGCCCGTGCGTGAGCGAACCGCGCGTCACGCGTGAGGACGGCGAGCGGTCACGCCCAGAGCACGGCGAGGCGGGAGAACCCCTCCTGCCCGTACCCGGCCTCGATCGCCCGTTGCACAGTCGCCCGCCCGGCGCTGAGAACGCCGTCGTCGAGGTTGTCGGCCCGCACGGTGTCCAGCAGGTCGTCCAGGATCGCTGCCGC
The window above is part of the Allokutzneria albata genome. Proteins encoded here:
- a CDS encoding alpha/beta fold hydrolase gives rise to the protein MVASVVHRTVELDGTPIFYREAGPPDAPVVVLPHGYPCSSYQFRNLMPALGDRWRLVAPDYPGFGYSGTPDPADFAYTFDAYAQFLQRFVRRLGLTRYVIYLHDYGSQIGLRLAMSDPGRVAGLVIQNGDIYEDQHGPKYAPLKEYWANPTPEGREKLGDAVSEEGFRDEFVGEIPDRLVERVPPDLWRLHWALMSSPSRRENLVTLLADQRNTVRWFARQQEYLRQHRPPTLIVWGPHDGYMPEGAARAYLRDLPDAELHLLDAGHWALETHLDEIAALMRRFLSRVHPARA